In Gossypium arboreum isolate Shixiya-1 chromosome 5, ASM2569848v2, whole genome shotgun sequence, a single genomic region encodes these proteins:
- the LOC108489975 gene encoding uncharacterized protein LOC108489975 yields the protein MYNNLGAQPGVPRPPTNPQPNPFGNSFYGAGSGLIRGGLGAYGEKILGSSSEYVQSNISRYFSDPQYYFQVNDQYVRNKLKVVLLPFLHRGHWTRITEPVGGRLSYKPPIYDINAPDLYIPFMAFGTYVVLAGLSLGLQGKFSPEALNWLFVKGLFGWFLQVSLLKVTLLSLGSGEAPLLDILAYAGYAFTGMCLAVLGKMIWRYSYYFLMPWTCLCMGVFLVKTMKRVLFAEARSYDSSKHHYLLLFVALAQFPLFTWLGNISVNWLF from the exons ATGTACAATAACTTGGGAGCCCAGCCTGGGGTACCAAGACCGCCAACAAATCCTCAGCCAAATCCATTTGGCAATTCATTTTATGGGGCTGGTTCTGGTCTTATCCGAGGTGGTCTGGGTGCATATGGAGAGAAAATTTTAGGATCAAGTTCTGAGTATGTGCAAAGCAAT ATAAGTAGATACTTCTCTGATCCCCAGTACTACTTTCAAGTGAACGATCAATATGTGAGAAACAAATTGAAGGTTGTTTTACTGCCATTTCTTCACAGG GGCCATTGGACAAGAATAACTGAGCCAGTAGGTGGCAGGCTTTCCTATAAACCCCCAATTTATGACATAAACGCACCAGACTTATACATCCCATTTATGGCATTTGGCACCTATGTCGTTCTTGCTGGATTGTCACTTGGCCTTCAAGGAAA GTTTAGCCCTGAAGCACTTAACTGGCTATTTGTTAAGGGGTTGTTTGGCTGGTTTCTGCAAGTCTCGCTGCTGAAAGTAACATTACTATCACTGGGCAGTGGTGAGGCACCATTACTTGACATTCTTGCATATGCTGGGTATGCTTTCACAGGAATGTGTTTGGCTGTCCTCGGAAAGATGATATGGAGATATTCTTACTACTTTTTGATGCCATGGACATGCTTATGCATGGGAGTCTTCTTGGTAAAGACAATGAAGCGGGTCCTCTTTGCTGAGGCTAGAAGTTACGATTCCAGCAAGCACCATTATCTTTTGCTCTTTGTTGCCCTTGCTCAATTTCCACTTTTTACATGGCTTGGCAACATCAGTGTTAATTGGCTTTTCTGA